A single region of the Longimicrobium sp. genome encodes:
- a CDS encoding BlaI/MecI/CopY family transcriptional regulator, which produces MEIAFTDRELDVMGVLWDLGGGSVAEVRDRLPDDLAYTTVLTVLRTLEEKGYVGHVEAGKAYRYHPLVRRQDAGTSVLRRITRKLFKDSPELLLTQLVSDRGLSDDELRRMQKLLEDRLRGGGEE; this is translated from the coding sequence GTGGAGATCGCATTCACCGACCGCGAGCTGGACGTGATGGGCGTGCTCTGGGACCTGGGCGGCGGGTCCGTGGCCGAGGTGCGCGACCGGCTGCCCGACGACCTGGCGTACACCACCGTGCTCACCGTTCTCCGCACGCTGGAGGAGAAGGGGTACGTGGGCCACGTCGAGGCCGGGAAGGCGTACCGCTACCACCCGCTGGTCCGCCGGCAGGACGCGGGGACCAGCGTGCTGCGCCGCATCACCCGCAAGCTGTTCAAGGACTCGCCGGAGCTGCTCCTCACCCAGCTGGTATCCGACCGCGGGCTGAGCGACGACGAGCTGCGGCGGATGCAGAAGCTGCTGGAGGACCGTCTGCGCGGCGGAGGCGAGGAATGA
- a CDS encoding carboxypeptidase-like regulatory domain-containing protein, giving the protein MRKIGVGIDWVRVAVVAGALLSLAVPAAAQAGRVLGRVTDAVGNPVARAEVALVSADSGAAPRKATTGETGGFDFAAVPPGRYTLRAAAPGFHPREVRVELDRDARETVIARLRTSRGVPRLATERTGGNPAPRP; this is encoded by the coding sequence ATGCGGAAGATCGGCGTGGGGATCGACTGGGTCCGGGTGGCGGTGGTGGCGGGCGCCCTCCTTTCCCTGGCCGTGCCGGCGGCGGCGCAGGCCGGGCGGGTGCTGGGGCGGGTGACGGACGCGGTGGGGAACCCCGTGGCCCGCGCGGAGGTGGCGCTGGTGTCCGCGGACAGCGGCGCCGCGCCCCGCAAGGCGACGACGGGGGAGACGGGGGGATTCGACTTCGCGGCGGTGCCGCCCGGGCGGTACACGCTGCGCGCGGCGGCGCCGGGGTTCCACCCCCGCGAGGTGCGGGTGGAGCTGGACCGCGACGCGCGCGAGACGGTGATCGCGCGGCTGCGGACCTCGCGCGGGGTGCCGCGCCTGGCCACGGAGCGCACCGGCGGGAACCCGGCGCCGCGGCCCTGA
- a CDS encoding alkene reductase yields MNGRNTDRNLFTPFQLGPYELRNRLVMAPMTRSRAADGNVVTELAVEYYRQRASAGLIVSEGTQVSPQGVGYTNTPGIYGDEQVAAWRGVTNAVHAGGGRIFAQLWHTGRVSHPSFHGGELPVAPSAIGFEGQVFTYEGMQTYVTPRALETEEIAGVVEQFAHGARRAYEAGFDGVELHGANGYLIDQFLRDGSNQRTDRYGGSLNNRVRFLTEVTQAVVDVWGGDRVGVRLSPRVAANGMSDSDPEATFSYAAYALNPFGLAYLHVIEALSGPMAAPGPRVTPALRAIFRGPLIANGGYTGEAAGEAIARGEADLVSFGAAFLANPDLPRRLREGAPLNEPDRATFYGGDARGYTDYPTLDEVAAS; encoded by the coding sequence ATGAACGGCAGAAACACGGATCGGAATCTGTTCACGCCCTTCCAGCTCGGCCCGTACGAGCTGCGCAACCGGCTGGTGATGGCGCCCATGACGCGCAGCCGCGCCGCCGACGGGAACGTGGTGACGGAGCTGGCGGTGGAGTACTACCGCCAGCGCGCGTCCGCGGGGCTGATCGTGAGCGAGGGAACGCAGGTGTCGCCGCAGGGGGTGGGGTACACAAACACGCCCGGCATCTACGGCGACGAGCAGGTGGCCGCGTGGCGCGGGGTGACCAACGCGGTGCACGCCGGGGGCGGCCGCATCTTCGCGCAGCTCTGGCACACGGGGCGGGTGTCGCATCCGTCCTTCCACGGCGGCGAGCTCCCCGTGGCCCCCTCGGCCATCGGCTTCGAGGGGCAGGTGTTCACGTACGAGGGGATGCAGACCTACGTCACCCCCCGCGCGCTGGAGACGGAGGAGATCGCCGGCGTGGTGGAGCAGTTCGCCCACGGCGCGCGGAGGGCGTACGAGGCGGGGTTCGACGGGGTGGAGCTGCACGGCGCCAACGGCTACCTGATCGACCAGTTCCTGCGCGACGGCAGCAACCAGCGCACCGACCGCTACGGCGGCAGCCTGAACAACCGCGTGCGCTTTCTGACCGAGGTCACGCAGGCGGTGGTGGACGTGTGGGGCGGCGACCGCGTGGGCGTGCGCCTGTCGCCCCGCGTGGCGGCCAACGGGATGTCCGACTCGGACCCCGAGGCCACGTTCTCTTACGCGGCGTACGCGCTGAACCCGTTCGGGCTGGCGTACCTGCACGTGATCGAGGCGCTCTCCGGGCCCATGGCGGCGCCGGGGCCGCGGGTGACGCCGGCGCTCCGGGCCATCTTCCGCGGCCCGCTGATCGCCAACGGCGGCTACACGGGCGAGGCGGCCGGCGAGGCCATCGCGCGCGGCGAGGCGGACCTGGTGTCGTTCGGGGCGGCGTTCCTGGCCAACCCGGACCTGCCGCGCCGCCTGCGCGAGGGGGCGCCGCTGAACGAGCCGGACCGCGCCACCTTCTACGGCGGCGACGCGCGCGGCTACACCGACTATCCCACGCTGGACGAGGTCGCCGCGAGCTGA
- a CDS encoding aromatic ring-hydroxylating oxygenase subunit alpha: MPLRPFTIDPDIARAETLPAEVYHDPAWYALQRERVFARSWQMVRGAERVKAPGHLLPFTLLEGCLDEPLVLACGDDGEARCLSNVCTHRGTVVCEGETHAHGLRCRYHGRRFALDGKMTFMPEFEGVQNFPSPADDLPRLPLERWGPLHFTALDPACGFDEWIGPVRERVGFLPLDEFVYDAATSRDYLISANWALYVDNYLEEFHIPYVHASLSDALDYSTYRTETFDWCSLQLGTTKHAAEAFALPPGHPDEGTRVAAYYWWLFPNLMLNFYPWGLSVNLVQPLGPERTRVSFLSYVWDATKREQGAGAGLHRVEMEDEEVVEAVQKGVKSRLYHRGRYSPRREVGTHHFHTLLEHTAH; this comes from the coding sequence ATGCCCCTGCGCCCCTTCACCATCGACCCCGACATCGCCCGCGCGGAGACGCTGCCGGCGGAGGTGTACCACGACCCCGCGTGGTACGCGCTGCAGCGGGAGCGGGTGTTCGCGCGCAGCTGGCAGATGGTGCGCGGCGCCGAGCGGGTGAAGGCGCCCGGACACCTTCTGCCGTTCACCCTGCTGGAGGGGTGCCTGGACGAGCCGCTGGTGCTGGCCTGCGGCGACGACGGCGAGGCGCGCTGCCTGAGCAACGTCTGCACGCACCGGGGGACAGTCGTCTGCGAGGGCGAGACGCACGCGCACGGGCTGCGCTGCCGCTACCACGGCCGCCGCTTCGCGCTGGACGGGAAGATGACGTTCATGCCCGAGTTCGAGGGCGTGCAAAACTTCCCCTCGCCCGCCGACGACCTGCCGCGGCTGCCGCTGGAGCGCTGGGGCCCGCTGCACTTTACCGCGCTGGACCCCGCGTGCGGGTTCGACGAGTGGATCGGGCCGGTGCGCGAGCGCGTGGGCTTTCTCCCGCTGGACGAGTTCGTCTATGACGCCGCCACCAGCCGCGACTACCTGATCTCGGCCAACTGGGCGCTGTACGTGGACAACTACCTGGAGGAGTTCCACATCCCGTACGTGCACGCCTCTCTCAGCGACGCGCTGGACTACTCCACGTACCGAACGGAGACGTTCGACTGGTGCAGCCTGCAGCTGGGCACCACGAAGCACGCCGCCGAGGCGTTCGCGCTCCCGCCCGGGCACCCGGACGAGGGGACGCGGGTGGCGGCGTACTACTGGTGGCTCTTTCCCAACCTGATGCTGAACTTCTATCCGTGGGGGCTGTCGGTGAACCTGGTGCAGCCGCTGGGCCCCGAGCGCACCCGCGTGTCGTTCCTCAGCTACGTCTGGGACGCCACCAAGCGCGAGCAGGGCGCCGGCGCCGGCCTCCACCGCGTGGAGATGGAGGATGAGGAGGTGGTGGAGGCGGTGCAGAAAGGCGTCAAATCGCGCCTCTACCACCGCGGCCGCTACTCACCGCGGCGGGAGGTGGGAACGCACCACTTCCATACGCTGCTGGAGCACACGGCGCACTGA
- a CDS encoding ABC transporter ATP-binding protein codes for MATPDPNGGGKKKKKAMGSPEAWREARALIWHHRRYLALGMVLTILSRLAGLVLPAAPKFVIDRVINGGDTGLLMPLALVVAGATLIQAVGSFALSQIISITAQRAITDMRRRVMQHVTRLPVRYYDGTQTGILISRIMTDAEGIRNLVGTGLVQLVGGAITAVFAVAALLYLNWQLTLWIVGILIAFGAVMGITFTKLRPLFRERGQITAEVTGRLNETLGGIRVVKAYGTEKREERVFTRGAHRLFRNVARSITGISAVTSAATVVIGLVAVVVILVGGRAIIAKQMTVGDLFSYLAFTAVLAAPVMQIASIGTQITEAFAGLDRIREILGMRTEDQEDATRDHLDLIRGDVRLERVWYEYNEGQPVLRDVTVDAPAGTTTALVGSSGSGKSTLVSLVMAFNRPTRGRVLVDGRDLDEVKLADYRAQLGVVLQENFLFDGTVADNIRFARPDATRAEIEEVAELANADEFIRAFSEGYDTIVGERGIKLSGGQRQRIAIARALLADPRILILDEATSSLDSESEYKIQQGLRRLREGRTSFVIAHRLSTIRSADQILVLEKGEIVERGTHAELMALRGRYRELHDRQYALESDRFINPGEDFTPEPEVAAPKVRVAAT; via the coding sequence TTGGCGACCCCCGACCCGAACGGCGGCGGCAAAAAGAAGAAGAAGGCGATGGGCTCGCCCGAGGCGTGGCGCGAGGCCCGTGCGCTGATCTGGCACCACCGGCGCTACCTGGCGCTGGGGATGGTGCTGACCATCCTGAGCCGGCTGGCGGGGCTGGTGCTTCCCGCCGCGCCCAAGTTCGTCATCGACCGCGTGATCAACGGCGGCGACACCGGGCTGCTGATGCCGCTGGCGCTGGTGGTGGCCGGCGCCACGCTGATCCAGGCGGTGGGCTCGTTCGCGCTGTCGCAGATCATCAGCATCACCGCGCAGCGCGCCATCACCGACATGCGGCGGCGGGTGATGCAGCACGTCACCCGGCTGCCGGTGCGCTACTACGACGGCACGCAGACCGGCATCCTCATCTCCCGCATCATGACCGACGCGGAGGGGATCCGGAACCTGGTGGGCACGGGGCTGGTGCAGCTGGTGGGCGGCGCCATCACCGCGGTGTTCGCGGTCGCCGCGCTCCTGTACCTCAACTGGCAGCTCACCCTCTGGATCGTCGGCATCCTCATCGCCTTTGGCGCGGTGATGGGGATCACCTTCACGAAGCTGCGCCCCCTCTTCCGCGAGCGCGGGCAGATCACGGCCGAGGTCACGGGGCGGCTGAACGAGACGCTGGGCGGCATCCGCGTGGTGAAGGCGTACGGGACGGAGAAGCGCGAGGAGCGCGTGTTCACCCGCGGCGCGCACCGCCTGTTCCGCAACGTGGCGCGCTCCATCACCGGCATCTCCGCCGTCACCTCGGCGGCCACGGTGGTGATCGGCCTCGTGGCGGTCGTGGTGATCCTGGTCGGCGGCCGGGCGATCATCGCGAAGCAGATGACCGTGGGCGACCTGTTCAGCTATCTGGCCTTCACCGCCGTGCTGGCCGCGCCGGTGATGCAGATCGCCAGCATCGGCACGCAGATCACCGAGGCGTTCGCCGGGCTGGACCGCATCCGCGAGATCCTGGGGATGCGGACGGAGGACCAGGAGGACGCCACGCGCGACCACCTGGACCTGATCCGCGGCGACGTGCGGCTGGAGCGCGTGTGGTACGAGTACAACGAGGGGCAGCCCGTGCTGCGCGACGTGACGGTGGACGCGCCCGCGGGGACCACGACCGCGCTCGTCGGCAGCAGCGGCTCGGGGAAGAGCACGCTGGTGAGCCTGGTGATGGCCTTCAACCGGCCGACCCGGGGGCGCGTGCTGGTGGACGGGCGCGACCTGGACGAGGTGAAGCTGGCCGACTACCGCGCGCAGCTGGGGGTGGTGCTGCAGGAGAACTTCCTGTTCGACGGCACCGTGGCCGACAACATCCGCTTCGCGCGCCCCGACGCCACCCGCGCCGAGATCGAAGAAGTGGCGGAGCTGGCCAACGCCGACGAGTTCATCCGCGCCTTCAGCGAGGGGTACGACACCATCGTGGGCGAGCGGGGGATCAAGCTCTCGGGCGGGCAGCGGCAGCGCATCGCCATCGCCCGCGCGCTGCTGGCGGACCCGCGCATCCTGATCCTCGACGAGGCTACGTCGAGCCTGGACAGCGAGAGCGAGTACAAGATCCAGCAGGGCCTCCGGCGCCTGCGCGAGGGGCGCACCAGCTTCGTCATCGCCCACCGTCTTTCGACGATCCGCAGCGCGGACCAGATCCTGGTGCTGGAGAAGGGCGAGATCGTGGAGCGCGGCACGCACGCCGAGTTGATGGCGCTGCGCGGCCGCTACCGCGAGCTGCACGACCGCCAGTACGCGCTGGAGAGCGACCGCTTCATCAACCCCGGCGAGGACTTCACCCCCGAGCCCGAGGTGGCCGCGCCCAAGGTGAGGGTCGCCGCGACCTGA
- a CDS encoding Rrf2 family transcriptional regulator translates to MISSRVAVAVHVLAYMAWKRSEAVTSERIAASVNTNPVVVRRIIGALRNAGMVSVQPGVGGGASLAREPGDISLLDVYRAVEDGDELFSLHPSEPSRACNVGGNIRDVLRPIFCRAHQAMEGVLGEVTIADVGREVMRRAGMDGCCGESFAGAHAEAVRQQA, encoded by the coding sequence ATGATCAGCAGCAGGGTGGCGGTCGCGGTGCACGTGCTGGCCTACATGGCCTGGAAGCGGTCCGAGGCGGTGACCTCGGAGCGCATCGCGGCGAGCGTGAACACCAACCCCGTGGTGGTGCGCCGCATCATCGGCGCGCTGCGCAACGCCGGGATGGTGAGCGTGCAGCCCGGCGTGGGCGGCGGCGCGTCGCTGGCCCGCGAGCCGGGCGACATTTCCCTGCTGGACGTGTACCGGGCGGTGGAGGACGGCGACGAGCTGTTCTCGCTGCACCCGTCGGAGCCGTCGCGCGCCTGCAACGTGGGCGGCAACATCCGCGACGTGCTGCGCCCCATCTTCTGCCGCGCGCACCAGGCGATGGAAGGGGTGCTGGGCGAGGTCACCATCGCCGACGTGGGGCGCGAGGTGATGCGGCGCGCGGGCATGGACGGCTGCTGCGGCGAGAGCTTCGCCGGGGCGCACGCGGAGGCCGTCCGCCAGCAGGCCTGA
- a CDS encoding Hsp20/alpha crystallin family protein, which produces MAITPTTNRWAPADPFGLLDQVFGNTGARAGGNLMRAPETDVVETEREIRVHVEMPGLKRDNIEVDVENNVLTIRGEKREERTEGQDGRYHLAERRYGTFARSFVLPRDVDADGIQAAFEDGVLTVRIPKSEKARRRKIDVGGNATAQQVSGGQQGQNGNGEQQNG; this is translated from the coding sequence ATGGCCATCACCCCCACCACCAACCGCTGGGCCCCGGCCGATCCGTTCGGGCTGCTGGACCAGGTGTTCGGCAACACCGGCGCGCGCGCCGGCGGCAACCTGATGCGTGCCCCCGAGACCGACGTGGTCGAGACCGAGCGCGAGATCCGCGTGCACGTGGAGATGCCCGGCCTGAAGCGCGACAACATCGAGGTGGACGTGGAGAACAACGTCCTGACCATCCGCGGCGAGAAGCGCGAGGAGCGCACCGAGGGGCAGGACGGGCGCTACCACCTGGCCGAGCGCCGCTACGGCACCTTCGCGCGCTCGTTCGTTCTCCCGCGCGACGTGGACGCCGACGGCATCCAGGCCGCCTTCGAGGACGGCGTGCTGACCGTGCGCATCCCCAAGAGCGAGAAGGCCCGCCGCCGCAAGATCGACGTGGGCGGCAACGCTACCGCCCAGCAGGTGAGCGGCGGCCAGCAGGGCCAGAACGGCAACGGCGAGCAGCAGAACGGCTGA